TGAATCGTCGGAGATTGAAGAAGGCGATATTCAGGTTCATGTGATCCTGGAAAAATCTTCTTCCATGCTCGAATTGTTTTTTCATTTCGAAGGAACCGTTCGGGTGATGTGCGATCTCTGCACGGGCGATTTCGATCTTCAGGTGGAAGGTGATGACAAACTCATTGTTAAGTTCGGTGAGGAAGAATTTACCAATACCGAAGAAATCCTGGTCATTCCTCACGGAGAACATCAGGTCCAGTTCGCCCAGCAACTTTACGAATTCATCAACCTCGCGCTACCGGTGCGTCGGGTTCACCCGGAGGGTGAATGCGATACCGAAATGCTGAAGAAAATTGAAGAATACCGCGTAAAGGGAAAAGACGATGATGATACCGACCCACGTTGGGATATGCTGAAGAACATCAAGTTGAATTAAAGGAGTAAATAAATTAGGAGTTAGTTGTTTAATCATAAAATACGTTTGAGCCATGCCAAATCCCAAACGCAAACATTCCAAGACAAGACGGGACAAAAGAAGAACCCACTATAAGGCTGTAGCCGGAAATGTTGCAATCTGTCCTACCACAGGAGAACCACACCTGTTCCACCGTGCCTACTGGCATGAAGGAAAAATGTATTATAAAGGCAAAGTAGTGATCGACACTACCGCTACTGCCTGATCGATACATCCCGGTTGATTCGAATCTTTGTTTACATTTGTCCGATTCCAAAACCATAAGGAATGAGGATAGGTATTGACATAATGGGAGGCGATTTTGCCCCTGAAGCTACCACTACGGGAGCTATCGCAGCCAGAAAAGAACTTCCTGAAGATGTCAGGCTTGTTCTGATTGGTGATGAACCACAAATACGTTCCATTTTAGAAAGGGAGCAAGAAGATGTTTCGAAGTATGACATTGTGCATACTACGGAGGTCATTGGTATGGACGAACATCCAACACGCGCCTTGCCCCAAAAGCCTCAGTCGAGTATAGCGGTTGGATTCCGCATGCTGAAAGAAGGTAATTTGCATTCTTTTGCTTCTGCAGGAAACACCGGCGCCATGCTGGTAGGTTCCATTTTTAGCGTCAACAATGTCCCCGGCGTTATTCGTCCCTGTATCACTTCTATTCTTCCAAAATTCGAAGGTGGAATCAACATCATTCTGGATGTAGGTTCAAATGCCGATTGCAAACCGGATGTATTATATCAGTTTGCGGTTTTGGGTTCAATTTACATTGAACAGGTTTACGGCGTAAAAAATCCGAAAGTGGGCTTGCTCAATATCGGAGAAGAACCTGAAAAAGGAAATCTGCTTGCTCAAAGCGCACATGCCTTAATGAAAGATTCAAAGGACTTCAATTTCATTGGTAATGTAGAAGGCAGAGATTTGTTCCGCGACAAAGCCGACGTAATTGTTTGCGACGGATTTACAGGTAACGTAGCGCTCAAGGAAGCGGAAGGATTATACTGGCTCCTGCGCAAACGCGGTATCCGCGACGAATATTTCGATCGTTTTAACTACGAAAACTACGGCGGAACCCCGGTATTGGGGGTGAATTCCAATGTTATAATCGGTCATGGTATTTCTAATGCCACTGCAATCAAAAATATGATACTTTTGAGCAAGGATGTGGTGAACGCCGGCATCCCTGAAAAGATCAAAGGAGTTTTTGCAAAATGACCAAGATTACTGCTGCCATAACTGCTGTTGGAGGATATGTTCCTGAATATGTTCTTACCAATGAAGAACTGTCTACCATGGTAGATACCAACGACGAATGGATCCGCACGCGAACCGGAATTTCTGAGCGGAGAATTCTTAAAGGAGAAGGCAGGGCTTTGTCCGACATCTGTGTGGAAGCGGTAAAACAAATTCTTGAAAAGAAAAAAATTGCTCCCGAAGAAATCGATATGCTCATCATCGGCACCATTACCGGTGATTATTCATTCCCCTCTACTTCCAATGTAGTTTGCGATAAACTCGGATTAAAAAATGCCTGGGGATTTGACCTCTCGGCGGCTTGTTCCGGATTTATTTATGCACTTTCCACCGGCGCTCAATTCATTGAAACCGGACGATATAAAAAAGTGATTGTTGTGGGAGCGGATGTAATGTCGACCATCCTCAATTACGAAGACCGCGCAACCTGTGTTATTTTCGGAGATGGGGGAGGAGCGGTATTGCTCGAACCTAACGAAGAAGGTTACGGAATTAAAGATTTTATTCTCCGTGCAGATGGAGCAGGAAGAAATTATCTCTGCCAACCCGCCGGAGGTTCTATGATGCCGCCTTCGCACGAAACCATTGATAAAAAATTGCATTACGTTTTTCAGGAAGGTAAAACGGTATTCAAGTTTGCCGTAACCAACATGGCCGATGTTTCTGCCGAGATCATGGAGAAAAACCATCTCAGCGCAAACGATGTGGCATGGCTGGCACCGCATCAGGCCAATCTTCGAATTATCGACGCCACTGCTGAACGTATGGGGTTGGATAAGTCGAAGGTAATGGTCAATATTGAAAAATACGGAAATACCACCGCAGGTACCATTCCACTTTTGCTCTGGGAATGGGAAAACAAACTTCATAAAGGGGATAATTTAATTTTATCTGCTTTTGGTGGAGGCTTTACCTGGGGAGCTGTATATTTGAAGTGGGCTTACGAACCGAATTAATTGCTTAATCAAAAACCATTCATATGGAACTTAACGAAATACAGGATCTGATCAAGTTTGTTTCTAAATCGGGAGTTACCGAAGTAGAAATCGAGAAAAAAGATTTTAAAATCGTGATCCGCGCTAAAGCGAATGTTGTGCAAACTACCGTACAGGCTGCACCTCAGGTGGTAGCTGCTGCTCCGGTTCAACAAGTGATTGCTGCAACTCCTGTAGCACCTGCTGCCGATGCACCAAAAACTCCGGCCACCAATGCCGATGATGCTAAATACATCACTGTAAAATCGCCAATGATCGGAACATTTTACCGTTCTCCTGGTCCTGATAAACCTGCATTTGTAAGTGTTGGTGATACCATCAAGGCCGGTGATAAAATTTGCATCATCGAGGCAATGAAATTATTCAACGAGATTGAAGCTGAGGTTTCCGGAAAAATTGTAAAAGTTCTGGTTGACGATGCAAAACCGGTTGAATATGATCAACCACTTTTCCTTGTTGATCCTGCTTAATCGATTCTGAATTAGGACCGCACTCGTTGCGGTCTTTCTCATTTAAAGCAAAAACAATGGCTATTTTTAAAAAGTCAGGCTCATCTTCTTCGAAAAAATCGAAAGATGACTCTAGCAAAATGTTTAAGAAAATTCTGATTGCCAACCGCGGTGAAATCGCATTGCGCGTAATTCGCACCTGTAAGGAAATGGGCATTCAAACTGTTGCCGTGTATTCTACGGCCGATAAAGATTCATTGCATGTTCGTTTCGCTGATGAAGCAGTATGTATCGGACCTCCACCGAGTAAAGATTCGTACCTGAACATGTCGCGCATCATCGCAGCTGCCGAAATTACCAATGCAGATGCCATTCACCCGGGCTATGGATTCCTTTCCGAAAATTCGAAATTCTCGAAGATTTGTCAGGACCATAACATCAAATTTATCGGAGCAACGCCTTATCAAATTGATTCGATGGGTGACAAAGCCTCGGCAAAAGACACGATGAAAAAAGCGGGTGTTCCTGTTATTCCCGGTAGCGATGGATTATTGGAAGATCTTGCTGAAGCGAAAAAAATTGCGGCTAAGATTAAGTATCCCGTTATTCTGAAAGCAACTGCCGGTGGTGGTGGAAAAGGAATGCGCGTAGTGTGGAAAGAAGAAGATCTTGAAAACGCATGGGATTCTGCACGTCAGGAAGCCGGTGCTGCATTTGGAAACGATGGTGTTTACATGGAGAAATTCATTGAAGAACCACGCCACATCGAAATCCAGGTAGCGGGCGACCAATACGGAAATGCATGTCACCTTTCCGAACGCGATTGTTCTATTCAACGCCGGCATCAAAAACTGGTAGAAGAAACACCTTCTCCGTTTATGACGCCTGAACTTCGTAAGAAAATGGGAGATGCAGCCATTAAAGCAGTTAAAGCAATTCAATACGAAGGAGTGGGGACGATAGAATTTTTGGTGGACAAACACCGTAATTTCTATTTCATGGAAATGAATACACGTATCCAGGTGGAACATACCATCACCGAAGAGGTGATCGATTATGACCTGGTGAAAGAGCAGATTAAAATTGCTGCAGGTGTAGCTATCTCCGGTAAAAACTACGAACCACAATTACACGCCATTCAGTGTCGTATTAACGCCGAAGATCCATTCCGAAACTTTGCTCCGTCACCGGGTAAAATCACGAATTACCATTGTCCGGGCGGACACGGTATCCGTATCGATACCCATGTGTATGCCGGTTATATTATTCCCCCGAACTATGATTCGATGGTTGGAAAATTAATTACCGTAGCACGTACACGTGAAGAAGCGATTACAAAAATGCAACGTGCGCTGGATGAATACATCATTGAGGGAATTAAAACCACCATTCCGTTCCATCAGGCACTATTGAAAAACGAAGATTTCAGAAAAGGAAATTTCACCACTAAATTTGTGGAGGAATTCTGGAATCCTGAAAAGAAATAAGACGCATACATAACAAAGACCCCGGAAGCGATTTCGGGGTTTTTTTATGTCCTTACCAATGATGAACGCAGAATTCGTTTTGAATTGTGCGCTTTTTTTCTTCCTTTTGGTAAAATCATTCCTTATGAAATACCAGGCTATTAATCCGAAATTGTTTATCGACAACCGCAAGCGTTTTGCAGCAATGTTAAAGCCCGGCGGAATAGCCGTATTTAATTCGAACGATTTATTGCCGACCAATGCCGACGGACATATGTTGTTCCGTCAGAATAACGATCTGTTTTATTTAAGTGGCATTGATCAGGAAGAAAGCATTTTGGTTTTGTTTCCCCACGCGCATGATCCTGCACATCGCGAAGTGTTGTTTTTAAAAGAAACAAGCGACGAAATTGCTATTTGGGAAGGTGCAAAACACAGTAAGAAATCGGCCTATGAAGCCTCGGGAATAAAAACTGTTTACTGGTTGCAACATTTCGAAAAGGTATTTAAACAATTAGTCTGCGAAGCCGATTCCATTTACCTCAACACCAATGAACATTTACGCGCGGTGATTGAAACGGAAACACGCGATACACGATTTATTCAATGGATAAAAACAAATTATCCGCTTCACTCGCTGGAACGTGTTGCTCCTATTATGCACCAATTGCGCAGTGTGAAATCGGGACTCGAAATTGAGCTGATGCAAACGGCGATTGATATTACGGAAAAAGGTTTCCGTCGCGTGTTGGAATTTGTAAAACCGGGCGTGATGGAATATGAAATTGAAGCAGAATTCATTCACGAATTTGTGCGCAACCGTTCACGTGGATTTTCTTATACGCCGATTATTGCAAGCGGATTTAATGCCTGTGTGTTGCATTATATCGACAACAACCAGGAGTGTAAAGCAGGTGATGTGATATTGCTTGATGTGGGAGCTGAATACGCTAATTACGCGGCCGATATGACGCGCTGCATTCCCGTTTCAGGTCGTTTTACTGATCGTCAGAAAGCAGTTTACAATGCGGTTCACCGTGTGATGAAAGAAGCCATGAAGATGTTACGTCCGGGAACCATGCTGGCCGATTATCATAAGGAAGTGGGAAAAGTGATGGAGAGTGAGTTATTGGGACTTGGACTATTAAGTAAAACAGATATTGCCAATCAAAATCCGGAGTGGCCGGCGTATAAAAAATATTTTATGCATGGCACTTCACACTTTTTAGGATTGGATGTTCACGACGTGGGATTATGGCATAAACCCATTCAACCCGGAATGGTTTTCACCGTTGAACCCGGAATTTATATCCGCGAAGAAAGTTTGGGTATTCGTCTTGAAAATAACATCATGGTTACCGAAAGTTCGCCGCGCGATTT
The Flavobacteriales bacterium genome window above contains:
- the plsX gene encoding phosphate acyltransferase PlsX; the protein is MRIGIDIMGGDFAPEATTTGAIAARKELPEDVRLVLIGDEPQIRSILEREQEDVSKYDIVHTTEVIGMDEHPTRALPQKPQSSIAVGFRMLKEGNLHSFASAGNTGAMLVGSIFSVNNVPGVIRPCITSILPKFEGGINIILDVGSNADCKPDVLYQFAVLGSIYIEQVYGVKNPKVGLLNIGEEPEKGNLLAQSAHALMKDSKDFNFIGNVEGRDLFRDKADVIVCDGFTGNVALKEAEGLYWLLRKRGIRDEYFDRFNYENYGGTPVLGVNSNVIIGHGISNATAIKNMILLSKDVVNAGIPEKIKGVFAK
- the rpmF gene encoding 50S ribosomal protein L32 yields the protein MPNPKRKHSKTRRDKRRTHYKAVAGNVAICPTTGEPHLFHRAYWHEGKMYYKGKVVIDTTATA
- a CDS encoding DUF177 domain-containing protein; this encodes MKLLDQYTISFSGLRVGRHEFSFVVDKKFFACFESSEIEEGDIQVHVILEKSSSMLELFFHFEGTVRVMCDLCTGDFDLQVEGDDKLIVKFGEEEFTNTEEILVIPHGEHQVQFAQQLYEFINLALPVRRVHPEGECDTEMLKKIEEYRVKGKDDDDTDPRWDMLKNIKLN
- the accB gene encoding acetyl-CoA carboxylase biotin carboxyl carrier protein produces the protein MELNEIQDLIKFVSKSGVTEVEIEKKDFKIVIRAKANVVQTTVQAAPQVVAAAPVQQVIAATPVAPAADAPKTPATNADDAKYITVKSPMIGTFYRSPGPDKPAFVSVGDTIKAGDKICIIEAMKLFNEIEAEVSGKIVKVLVDDAKPVEYDQPLFLVDPA
- the accC gene encoding acetyl-CoA carboxylase biotin carboxylase subunit, which gives rise to MFKKILIANRGEIALRVIRTCKEMGIQTVAVYSTADKDSLHVRFADEAVCIGPPPSKDSYLNMSRIIAAAEITNADAIHPGYGFLSENSKFSKICQDHNIKFIGATPYQIDSMGDKASAKDTMKKAGVPVIPGSDGLLEDLAEAKKIAAKIKYPVILKATAGGGGKGMRVVWKEEDLENAWDSARQEAGAAFGNDGVYMEKFIEEPRHIEIQVAGDQYGNACHLSERDCSIQRRHQKLVEETPSPFMTPELRKKMGDAAIKAVKAIQYEGVGTIEFLVDKHRNFYFMEMNTRIQVEHTITEEVIDYDLVKEQIKIAAGVAISGKNYEPQLHAIQCRINAEDPFRNFAPSPGKITNYHCPGGHGIRIDTHVYAGYIIPPNYDSMVGKLITVARTREEAITKMQRALDEYIIEGIKTTIPFHQALLKNEDFRKGNFTTKFVEEFWNPEKK
- a CDS encoding aminopeptidase P family protein; this encodes MKYQAINPKLFIDNRKRFAAMLKPGGIAVFNSNDLLPTNADGHMLFRQNNDLFYLSGIDQEESILVLFPHAHDPAHREVLFLKETSDEIAIWEGAKHSKKSAYEASGIKTVYWLQHFEKVFKQLVCEADSIYLNTNEHLRAVIETETRDTRFIQWIKTNYPLHSLERVAPIMHQLRSVKSGLEIELMQTAIDITEKGFRRVLEFVKPGVMEYEIEAEFIHEFVRNRSRGFSYTPIIASGFNACVLHYIDNNQECKAGDVILLDVGAEYANYAADMTRCIPVSGRFTDRQKAVYNAVHRVMKEAMKMLRPGTMLADYHKEVGKVMESELLGLGLLSKTDIANQNPEWPAYKKYFMHGTSHFLGLDVHDVGLWHKPIQPGMVFTVEPGIYIREESLGIRLENNIMVTESSPRDLMANIPLEADEIESLMNR
- a CDS encoding ketoacyl-ACP synthase III, whose translation is MTKITAAITAVGGYVPEYVLTNEELSTMVDTNDEWIRTRTGISERRILKGEGRALSDICVEAVKQILEKKKIAPEEIDMLIIGTITGDYSFPSTSNVVCDKLGLKNAWGFDLSAACSGFIYALSTGAQFIETGRYKKVIVVGADVMSTILNYEDRATCVIFGDGGGAVLLEPNEEGYGIKDFILRADGAGRNYLCQPAGGSMMPPSHETIDKKLHYVFQEGKTVFKFAVTNMADVSAEIMEKNHLSANDVAWLAPHQANLRIIDATAERMGLDKSKVMVNIEKYGNTTAGTIPLLLWEWENKLHKGDNLILSAFGGGFTWGAVYLKWAYEPN